CCCCGGCGGCGATGTCTACGTCGTCGGCCCATACAAGGGCGTCATGCATTACGACGGCGAGACGTGGACAAGGATTCCCGGGCCGTGGTTGTGGAAGATTTACGGCTTCGCCGATCAGGGCACCGCGGGCGACATGATCGGCGAGGAATAAGGTTCTGATACTTTCTAGCTCAGTCCACTATAACGACGGCCTGTAAAAAGGTTCTTCGACACTCACCCCGACGGATTCTCATTGCGTCACGCGTCGCTTTTACCTAAATTGTCCCCGATGCGTCATTCAATCGTGCGAATCCTGCTCGTGTTTCTTCTGCCCGCGCTCGTGGCGGCGTGCGCGACGACGCGGCGCGGTGCGCCGTCGCTCGACGAACTGCTCGCCCCGCCCGAAGGGCCGGCCGTCACCCAGTGGACCGGCGATTTCGAATCCCTCCGCGAGCACATCCGCACCCTGGCGCGGCAGGCGGTGGAGCAGAGCAAGCGCGGCAAGAACGACGCGGCGCAGGACAAGATCGACGAGGCGCGCCGGCTGATCCTGACCTTTCAGGGCACCGAGCGGCAGCGCGAACAACTCGCCGAGGAATACGAACTGCTGCTGACGCTGCTGGACGAGCTGATCGAGCCGGAAAAGCGGCCGGCCTCGGAGGCGATTTCGCTCATCCTGACCACGCCAGAGGCCACCGCGCAGGACCTCGCCGACGTCGAGGCCGCCCGCTCGATTCCCAGCATCCAACGCTACGTCTCCCGCCTGAGCCCGGCCGCCCAAAAGCGCATCGCCCGGCAACTGGCCGTCTTCACCCGCACCGACCGCGGCCGCGAATTGTTTCAGCGCTACCTCGACCGTAGCGCCGCCTACCGCGACACCATCAGCCGCCTCCTGGCCGGGCGCAACCTGCCCGCCGAACTGTTCTGCGTCGCACTGATCGAATCGGGCTTCTCCGAAATCGCCGTCAGCCGCACCGGCGCCGCCGGCATGTGGCAGTTCATGCCGGCGACCGGCCGCGCCTACGGGCTGGACCAGGACCGCTGGGTCGATGAGCGCCTCGACTGGATCAAGGCCACCGACGCCGCCGCGCGGTATTTCCGCGATTCGCTGCAGACCTTCGACGGCGACATCGAGCTGGCCGTCGCCTCCTACAACACCGGCCCGGGCAACGTGAAAAAGGCCATCCGCAAGGCCGGCGGAACGAGCGATTTCTGGCGGCTCAAGCTGCATCCCGAAACGATGGACTACGTGCCCAAGTGGATCGCGGCGATGATCATCTACTACAACCCGAAGCACTACGGCTTCACCGTGCCGCCCGACGATCCGCCGCGCTTCGACGACATCACCATCCGCGGCTCGCTGCCGCTGGCGAGCATCGCCGGCGCGATCGGCGAGCATCCGGAGGGGATCAACAACCTCAACCGCGCCCTGATCCGCAAGGCCACCCCGCCCGACCGGCCGTGGAACGTGCACCTGCCCGCCGGCTCGCGCGACAAGCTGGTGGCGAACCTCGACCGCCTGCTGCAAAGCTCGTCGGTCGTCTGGCTGGCCCACCGGATGAAAAAGGGCGAAACCGTCGCCCAGGTCGCCGGCCGCTACGGCGTCGGCGTCGAGCAACTGATGGCCGTCAACGACTCGCTGGCCGATCACCTGCCCGACGAGGGCGAAGTCATCATGGTGCCGGTCGGCGCCGACAACACCAAGGCCCTGGCCGATTTCCAGGAGCGCCAGCGCGAGGAAGAGGTGCTGGCCACGCTGGAACCCGGACCCGGCGCCCCGGCCGCCCCGCCGCCCCCGGCGAGCCGCCGCGCCGCGCCGAAAAAGATCGTCCACACCGTCCGCAGCCGCGACAACCTGTGGTCGATCGCCCAGGACTACGACGTCTCGGTCGACGACCTGAAGCGCTGGAACCAGGGGCAGATCGGCCCCGGCAACCGCATCCGGCCGGGCCAGAAGCTGAACATCAACCTGGGCGAGGCGCCCGACCAGCCCGCCCCGGTCCGCTATACGGTGATGCGCGGCGATACGCTCGGCGAGATCGCCAAGCGCTTCGGCGTCGCCACCGCCGATCTCGCGGCGGCCAACGGCCTGGGAGCCGGCGCGACCATCTACCCGGGCGCCGTGCTGCAGATCCCGGGTAAAGGCCGGCCGCTCGCGCCGGAAGCCAAAACCCACCAGGTGCAGCGCGGCGAGAACATCACCCGCATCGCCGCCGACAACGGCGTCAGCGTCGCCGCCCTGATGGCCGCGAACCAACTCACCGACCCAACCTCTTTGCAAGCCGGGCAAATCCTGACGATTCCCGCGCCTGGCGAAAAAACCGCCGCGCCGCCGTCGGGAAAACCTTACACGGTCAAAACCGGCGACACCCTTGCCAAGCTCGCCAAACGCTTCGGCGTTACCGTCAAGGAACTGGCCGCGGCCAACAAGCTGTCGACCAAAAGCCCGCTGAAAGCAGGGCAAAAGTTGACGATTCCCGCCGGGAAGGGTAAGGATATTTGGATTCAATACAAGGTGCGGCCCGGCGATACCCTGACGAGCATCGCCGACCATTTCAACTGCACCGTCGGCGACCTGGAAAAGTGGAACCGGATTCGCCGCGGCGCGCCGCTCGCCGTCGGGCAGTCGCTCAAGGTGCAGGTGAAGAAGTAGCGGGGCGATGAAAAACCGAATTTATTTTGGCGACAATCTCGCCGTTCTCAAAACGTTGCCCGCCGCCTCGGCGGCGCTGATCTACATCGATCCGCCGTTCAACACCGGCAAGCAGCGCGACCGCGTCGAACTGCTGACCAGCCGGGCGGCGGGCGGCGACCGCACGGGTTTCGGCGGCAAGCGCTACGTGACGCGGCGCCTCGGCACCAAATCCTACAACGACAATTTCGACGACTACCTGTCGTTTCTCACGCCGCGGCTGCGCGAGGCGCACCGCCTGCTGGCACCGCACGGCAGCCTGTATTTTCACATCGATTACCGCGAGGTCCATTACTGCAAGGTGCTGCTCGACGAGATTTTCGGCCGTGCCTGTTTTCTCAACGAAATCATTTGGGCCTACGACTACGGCGCGCGCACGCGCAAGAAATGGCCGCCGAAACACGACAATCTGCTCGTCTACGTCAAGGATCCGCGGCAATACCGGTTCAACTACGACGCGATCGACCGCATCCCCTACATGGCGCCGGGGCTGGTCGGCCCCGAAAAGGCGGCGCGCGGCAAGCTGCCCACCGACGTGTGGTGGCACACGATCGTCGGCACCAACAGCAAGGAAAAAACCGGCTACCCGACGCAGAAGCCGCTGGGCATCCTGCGCCGGATCGTCCTGGCGTCCTCCGATCCCGGCGACTTGGTGATCGACTTCTTCGCCGGCAGCGGCACCACGGGCGAAGCCGCCCTGGAAAAGGGCCGGCGCTTCATCCTGATCGACAACAATCCGACTGCCCTCGAGGTCATGTCCCGGCGTTTCGCCGCCGTCCCGAACCTGGAATGGATCGGCTGGCCGGCCAAAGCCGCCCAGGAAAAAGCGTAAGCCCGCTTCGTTGCTTTTGACTCCAGCGGATTAAAAAAAAATCAGGGCGCGGTCGCCCGCGCCCTGAATCATCAACCAAGCAATCGTCGCTTACTTGCCTTCCTTCTCCAGCACCGGAATCCGCATGCCGTAGAAGCTACGGTAGACGAAGACCAGCGAGCAAAGGAAGAAGATCCCCGCCAGAACGACCTTGGTGCCGGTCGACTCGATGGTGATCGCCAGTTCGAGAGCCAGCAAACCGAACAGGGTCGTGAACTTGATGATCGGGTTCATGGCCACCGACGAGGTGTCTTTGAAGGGATCGCCGACGGTGTCGCCGACGACGGTCGCATCGTGCAGCGGGGTGCCCTTCATGTTCAATTCGGTTTCGACCAGTTTCTTCGCGTTGTCCCAGGCGCCGCCGGCGTTCGCCATGAAGATCGCCTGATACAGACCGAAGACCGCGATCGAAATCAGGTAGCCGATGAAGTAATAGTGGTTCAGGCAGGCGAAGGCCAGCGTGCTGAAAAAGACCGCCAGGAAGATATTGAACATGCCCTTCTGCGCGTACTGCGTGCAGATTTCGACGACCTTCTTGCTGTCGGAGATCGAGGCCTTTTCCGCCGAGCCGTCCAGCTTGATGTTCTTCTTGATGAACTCGACCGCGCGGTAGGCGCCGGTCGACACCGCTTGAATCGAAGCGCCGGCGAACCAGAAGATCACCGCGCCGCCCGTGATCAAGCCCAGCAGGAACAGCGGGTTGAGGATCGACAGGCCTTCCGAGACCTGCATCGCGCCGAACTTGCCGTTGAGCAACTGGATGATCGAGAAGATCAGCGTGGTCGCGCCGACCACCGCGGTGCCGATCAGCACCGGCTTGGCGGTCGCCTTGAAGGTGTTGCCCGCGCCGTCGTTCTCTTCGAGGTACTCCTTGGCTTTCTCGAAGTTCGGAGTGAAGCCGAAGGTCTTTTTAATCTCGTCCTTGACGCCCGGCAGCGTTTCGATGGTCGACAGTTCGAACACCGATTGCGCGTTGTCGGTGACGGGGCCGTACGAGTCGACGGCGATGGTCACCGGGCCCATGCCCAGGAAGCCGAACGCCACCAGACCGAACGCGAAGATCGCCGGCGCGCCCATGATGCTGGAGAGGCCGAGCGTGCTGACCGCCCACGCGGCGCCCATCAGCACGATGATCGCGAAGCCCATCCAGTAGGCGCTGAAGTTGCCGGCCACGAGGCCCGACAGAATGTTCAACGAAGCGCCGCCCTCGCGGGAAGCGGTGACGACTTCTTTCACGTGGCCCGAGTGGGTCGAGGTGAAGATTTTCACGAATTCCGGAATGATCGCGCCGGCCAGGGTGCCGCAGGTGATGATCGAGGCCAGCTTCCACCACAGCGTGCCGTCGCCGAGCGTCGGCACCAGCGCGAAGGAGAGGACGTAGGTCATCGCGATCGAGACGATCGAGGCGATCCACACCAGGCTGGTCAACGGAATTTCGAAGTTGAATTTCGCGGCCGTGCCGAAGCGGGCTTTGGCGATCAGGCCGTTGATGAAGTACGCCAGGGCGCTGGTGA
The genomic region above belongs to Myxococcales bacterium and contains:
- a CDS encoding sodium-translocating pyrophosphatase; this encodes MNFIRSPWARRLAATAILLVLLLAANLALASEADLIVPDLSSQTFMGGIPGSTLLWIGLIICFLGIGFGMMQFMQIRNLPVHKAMLEISELIYETCKTYLITQGKFIAILWAFIAAIMIVYFGFLRSMNLLQVIIIVFFSIVGILGSYTVAWFGIRINTFANSRTAFAGLEGKPFPTMAIPLKSGMSIGMLLISIELVIMLFILLVIPGDYAGPCFIGFAIGESLGAAALRIAGGIFTKIADIGSDLMKIVFKIKEDDARNPGVIADCTGDNAGDSVGPTADGFETYGVTGVALITFILLAINEGTAGAAFQSIQIQLLVWIFVMRIGMIITSALAYFINGLIAKARFGTAAKFNFEIPLTSLVWIASIVSIAMTYVLSFALVPTLGDGTLWWKLASIITCGTLAGAIIPEFVKIFTSTHSGHVKEVVTASREGGASLNILSGLVAGNFSAYWMGFAIIVLMGAAWAVSTLGLSSIMGAPAIFAFGLVAFGFLGMGPVTIAVDSYGPVTDNAQSVFELSTIETLPGVKDEIKKTFGFTPNFEKAKEYLEENDGAGNTFKATAKPVLIGTAVVGATTLIFSIIQLLNGKFGAMQVSEGLSILNPLFLLGLITGGAVIFWFAGASIQAVSTGAYRAVEFIKKNIKLDGSAEKASISDSKKVVEICTQYAQKGMFNIFLAVFFSTLAFACLNHYYFIGYLISIAVFGLYQAIFMANAGGAWDNAKKLVETELNMKGTPLHDATVVGDTVGDPFKDTSSVAMNPIIKFTTLFGLLALELAITIESTGTKVVLAGIFFLCSLVFVYRSFYGMRIPVLEKEGK
- a CDS encoding LysM peptidoglycan-binding domain-containing protein, translating into MRILLVFLLPALVAACATTRRGAPSLDELLAPPEGPAVTQWTGDFESLREHIRTLARQAVEQSKRGKNDAAQDKIDEARRLILTFQGTERQREQLAEEYELLLTLLDELIEPEKRPASEAISLILTTPEATAQDLADVEAARSIPSIQRYVSRLSPAAQKRIARQLAVFTRTDRGRELFQRYLDRSAAYRDTISRLLAGRNLPAELFCVALIESGFSEIAVSRTGAAGMWQFMPATGRAYGLDQDRWVDERLDWIKATDAAARYFRDSLQTFDGDIELAVASYNTGPGNVKKAIRKAGGTSDFWRLKLHPETMDYVPKWIAAMIIYYNPKHYGFTVPPDDPPRFDDITIRGSLPLASIAGAIGEHPEGINNLNRALIRKATPPDRPWNVHLPAGSRDKLVANLDRLLQSSSVVWLAHRMKKGETVAQVAGRYGVGVEQLMAVNDSLADHLPDEGEVIMVPVGADNTKALADFQERQREEEVLATLEPGPGAPAAPPPPASRRAAPKKIVHTVRSRDNLWSIAQDYDVSVDDLKRWNQGQIGPGNRIRPGQKLNINLGEAPDQPAPVRYTVMRGDTLGEIAKRFGVATADLAAANGLGAGATIYPGAVLQIPGKGRPLAPEAKTHQVQRGENITRIAADNGVSVAALMAANQLTDPTSLQAGQILTIPAPGEKTAAPPSGKPYTVKTGDTLAKLAKRFGVTVKELAAANKLSTKSPLKAGQKLTIPAGKGKDIWIQYKVRPGDTLTSIADHFNCTVGDLEKWNRIRRGAPLAVGQSLKVQVKK
- a CDS encoding site-specific DNA-methyltransferase, which produces MKNRIYFGDNLAVLKTLPAASAALIYIDPPFNTGKQRDRVELLTSRAAGGDRTGFGGKRYVTRRLGTKSYNDNFDDYLSFLTPRLREAHRLLAPHGSLYFHIDYREVHYCKVLLDEIFGRACFLNEIIWAYDYGARTRKKWPPKHDNLLVYVKDPRQYRFNYDAIDRIPYMAPGLVGPEKAARGKLPTDVWWHTIVGTNSKEKTGYPTQKPLGILRRIVLASSDPGDLVIDFFAGSGTTGEAALEKGRRFILIDNNPTALEVMSRRFAAVPNLEWIGWPAKAAQEKA